The genomic window CGACGAAAAATCGATTTGTGATCTGCTGGAAATTGTTTTCAAGCGGGATGGCTACGAGGTGAAAACGGCTTCCAGTGGGCGTGCCGCTCTGGACCTGCTCTCCAAAGAATCCGTGGATCTGGTGGTCTCGGATATCAAGATGCCGGGCATGACGGGGCTTGAGCTTCTGAAAGAAGCCAGGGCGCTGCTGCCCGACGCCGTCTTCATTTTCATGACCGCCTTTGCCTCGACTTCGACGGCCATCCAGGCGCTCCGGATGGGGGCCAACAACTACATTATCAAAACGGAGAGCTTTGTTGACGAGTTGAAGGTGGTGGTCGAGAAAGAGATGCAGGAAGTGAAGGTCCGGCAGGAGAACCGCGACCTGAAACGTGAACTCGGACGTTTGAGCAGCATTGAAAACCTCATCGGCACCAGCGCCCCCATGCGGGCGCTGACCGAGTTGATTCACACCGTGGCTTCGACCAACAGCACGGTTCTGATTACGGGGGAGAGTGGCACGGGGAAGGAACTGGTGGCCCGGGCCCTGCATCGGTTGAGTCCGCGGGAGCTGGAGCCCTTTACTTCCATTAACTGCGGCGCCTTTCCCGAGACGCTTTTGGAGTCGGAACTGTTCGGTTACGTGAAAGGGGCGTTTACTGGCGCCGCCAGTAATCGAAAGGGGTTGTTCGAGGTGTCGGACCGGGGAACCGTCTTCCTGGATGAGATCGGCGAAATGAGCCCCACCATGCAGGTGAAGCTGCTGCGGGTCCTCCAGGATCACAAGATCCGCCCCGTCGGAGGCACCGAAGAAATCTCAGTGGAAGTGCGGGTCATCGCGGCGACCAACCGCAACCTGCAAAAGATGGTGGCCGAAAAGGGCTTCCGTGAAGACCTGTATTATCGAATCTCGGTGATTCCCATCCCCGTGCCTCCCTTGCGGGAAAGGAAGGAGGACATCCGGGCGCTGACCGATCACTTCATGAAACGGTTTTCAAAATCGATGGGTAAATCGATCCTCGGGGTGGAACCGGAAGTGTACGAAGCCCTGGAGGCCTATG from Terriglobia bacterium includes these protein-coding regions:
- a CDS encoding sigma-54 dependent transcriptional regulator, which codes for MKLLIVDDEKSICDLLEIVFKRDGYEVKTASSGRAALDLLSKESVDLVVSDIKMPGMTGLELLKEARALLPDAVFIFMTAFASTSTAIQALRMGANNYIIKTESFVDELKVVVEKEMQEVKVRQENRDLKRELGRLSSIENLIGTSAPMRALTELIHTVASTNSTVLITGESGTGKELVARALHRLSPRELEPFTSINCGAFPETLLESELFGYVKGAFTGAASNRKGLFEVSDRGTVFLDEIGEMSPTMQVKLLRVLQDHKIRPVGGTEEISVEVRVIAATNRNLQKMVAEKGFREDLYYRISVIPIPVPPLRERKEDIRALTDHFMKRFSKSMGKSILGVEPEVYEALEAYAWPGNVRELENTIERAVAFESTETLKLERLPERIVMPEIKIPEIEASFPQEGVNFDQQISEVEKKLLEAALRKADGVQTRAAELLKMTYRSFRHYMAKYNIQK